The Blautia pseudococcoides genome segment AAGAAATGAATCAAGTTCTGGTGGAGAGGCTTTTTGACCGGTTTTATACGGTGGAGACCGGGAAAAATTCTACGGGGCTGGGGTTGTCTATTGCCAGGGCATTGACTGAGCAGATGGGTGGGGAGATTTGTGCTTCTTATGAGGAAGAGTATTTGGTTATTGAGGTTAAGTTTTGTTCTTGATTGAGAGAAGAGGAAAGAAATTATCAAAAAATGAAATTTATTGTTGACACCAGGTATTTCCTGTGATATTATAGTCTAGCTGTCGCCGATAAGTGACAGAAAATATCATAATAATTCAAAAGATTTGACACAATTCGGAATATTATGAAAAAAGTTGTTGACAAACAGTGAAACATGTGGTATAGTAAACAAGTTGCAGCTGATGCGATATGGAAACAACTGGTAACGAATTTTTGTAATATGGAAGAATAACTTCCAAATATTATGAAAAAAGTTAAAAAAGTTGTTGACAAGTCAGAAAAGATATGGTAATCTAATATGGCTGTCGCAAAACGACAACATCCAATTGCTGGAAGCCTGCTAAAAAGGCTGACAAAAAAGAGTTTGAAAAAACTTAAAAAAGTTCTTGACAAGCAAAAAGAGATATGATAGAATATCAAAGCTGTCAAAAACTGACAGGAACCTTGATAACTGAACAGTGAAACACATGAATCGAAAATTCTTTTACATTCATTAGTAACAAACGAACGGTTCTAACGAACCAAAACAGTAAAAGGGATATCCTATCAAGCAGAGCTTGATAGGCCAGAATTAGCCAAAGTTAATTCTGTTCCTGGACAAACACTTTATCAGAGAGTTTGATCCTGGCTCAGGATGAACGCTGGCGGCGTGCTTAACACATGCAAGTCGAGCGAAGCATTTAAGATGATCTCTTCGGATTGAGTCTTATATGACTGAGCGGCGGACGGGTGAGTAACGCGTGGGTAACCTGCCTCATACAGGGGGATAACAGTTAGAAATGACTGCTAATACCGCATAAGCGCACAGGGCTGCATGGCCCGGTGTGAAAAACTCCGGTGGTATGAGATGGACCCGCGTCTGATTAGCTGGTTGGAGGGGTAACGGCCCACCAAGGCGACGATCAGTAGCCGGCCTGAGAGGGTGAACGGCCACATTGGGACTGAGACACGGCCCAGACTCCTACGGGAGGCAGCAGTGGGGAATATTGCACAATGGGGGAAACCCTGATGCAGCGACGCCGCGTGAAGGAAGAAGTATCTCGGTATGTAAACTTCTATCAGCAGGGAAGAAAATGACGGTACCTGACTAAGAAGCCCCGGCTAACTACGTGCCAGCAGCCGCGGTAATACGTAGGGGGCAAGCGTTATCCGGATTTACTGGGTGTAAAGGGAGCGTAGACGGAAGAGCAAGTCTGATGTGAAAGGCTGGGGCTTAACCCCAGGACTGCATTGGAAACTGTTTTTCTAGAGTGCCGGAGAGGTAAGCGGAATTCCTAGTGTAGCGGTGAAATGCGTAGATATTAGGAGGAACACCAGTGGCGAAGGCGGCTTACTGGACGGTAACTGACGTTGAGGCTCGAAAGCGTGGGGAGCAAACAGGATTAGATACCCTGGTAGTCCACGCCGTAAACGATGAATACTAGGTGTCGGGTGGCAAAGCCATTCGGTGCCGCAGCAAACGCAATAAGTATTCCACCTGGGGAGTACGTTCGCAAGAATGAAACTCAAAGGAATTGACGGGGACCCGCACAAGCGGTGGAGCATGTGGTTTAATTCGAAGCAACGCGAAGAACCTTACCAAGTCTTGACATCCCTCTGGCCGGCCCGTAACGGGGCCTTCCCTTCGGGGCAGAGGAGACAGGTGGTGCATGGTTGTCGTCAGCTCGTGTCGTGAGATGTTGGGTTAAGTCCCGCAACGAGCGCAACCCCTATCCTTAGTAGCCAGCAGGTAGTGCTGGGCACTCTAGGGAGACTGCCGGGGATAACCCGGAGGAAGGCGGGGACGACGTCAAATCATCATGCCCCTTATGATTTGGGCTACACACGTGCTACAATGGCGTAAACAAAGGGAAGCAAAGCAGCGATGCCTAGCAAATCCCAAAAATAACGTCCCAGTTCGGACTGCAGTCTGCAACTCGACTGCACGAAGCTGGAATCGCTAGTAATCGCGGATCAGAATGCCGCGGTGAATACGTTCCCGGGTCTTGTACACACCGCCCGTCACACCATGGGAGTCAGTAACGCCCGAAGTCAGTGACCCAACCTTATAGGAGGGAGCTGCCGAAGGCGGGACCGATAACTGGGGTGAAGTCGTAACAAGGTAGCCGTATCGGAAGGTGCGGCTGGATCACCTCCTTTCTAAGGAAGAAGAAGTAGAGGCATAGAACATTTGATGAGTGCATAGCACGAATTTAGTGAGAAGGCCCGCCCGAACACTTAGTGAGTCCGAAGGACGAACTTAGTGAGAGCGGTGAGATTGTGTTTCACTGTTGAGTTACCAAGAGATTGGATAACCGAATATTTCCGGTGGCGATACGCCCAGGGGTCACACCCGTACCCATCCCGAACACGATGGTTAAGACCTGGGAGGCCGATGATACTATGCTGGAGACGGCATGGGAAAGCAGGTGGCTGCCGGGATCCCTTTAAAAAAGGCTGGGGAACAGAAAAGCCTACAAAATAGAACAGGCATCTGGAGAGATAAGGATGTTCGGCCACGCCGAACGGCTTTCGCACTAAGCTCGAAAGTACCTCGCTAAGTGCTCAATGCCAACCCACACCAGCGGGGAAGCGCTGTTATTGATAACTGGTTTTACCAGTGATCCAAGCATAAAACCATTTTTATGTTTAGATGGCTGATAAAACATTTCAGCCCCGTGTGATCTTTGTCACATGAGCATGTACCTTGAAAACTGCATATACGAAACATCTAGAATACGTGAAACGTAAAGATAGAGACGAAAACGAGGCGCTGTATTTATACAGCGAAGAGAAATAAAGTAACAAAAACCAAGCAACAACCCAAGCCGTCAGGTACCAACGCTATGGTATCTGTCAAGGCCAAGCAAGAAAGAGCGCAGGGTGGATGCCTTGGCACTAAGAGCCGATGAAAGACGTGATAAGCTGCGAAAAGCTTCGGGGAGGAGCAAATATCCTATGAGCCGGAGATATCTGAATGGGGAAACCCACATGAGCAAACCTCATGTATCCATACGCCAATCCATAACGTATGGAAGGGAACCGGGGGAACTGAAACATCTAAGTACCCCGAGGAGAAGAAAGAAAACTCGATTTCCTAAGTAGCGGCGAGCGAACGGGAAAGAGCCTAAACCGCCATGCGTGCATGGCGGGGTTCGGACTGCATAAGTGATTCATTGAGGATAATGGAATGGTTTTGGGAAAGCCAGCCAGAGAGGGTGAAAGCCCCGTACATGAAATCCAAGACGACATGGCAGGATCCAGAGTACCACGAGACACGAGAAACCTTGTGGGAACGCGCGGGGACCACCCCGTAAGGCTAAATACTCCTTAGTGACCGATAGTGCATAGTACTGTGAAGGAAAGGTGAAAAGGACCCCGGGAGGGGAGTGAAAAAGAACCTGAAACCCTGTGTTTACAAGCTGTGGAACCTCTTTATATGAGGGACCGCGTACTTTTTGTAGAACGGTCCGGCGAGTTGTGCATACTGGCAAGGTTAAGCGTCCAAGACGCGGAGCCGTAGGGAAACCAAGTCTGAACAGGGCCAGAGTCAGTATGTGCAGACCCGAAACCGGGTGATCTATCCATGTCCAGGTTGAAGCTGCCGTAAGAGGTAGTGGAGGACCGAACGCACATCCGTTGAAAAGGGTGGCGATGAGGTGTGGATAGGGGAGAAATTCCAATCGAACCCGGAGATAGCTGGTTCTCCTCGAAATAGCTTTAGGGCTAGCCTCGGTATAGATTCATGGAGGTAGAGCACTGAATTTCCTAGGGGGCGTCAAAGCCTACCGAAGAATATCAAACTCCGAATGCCATCGAACCGATTACCGGGAGTCAGACTATACGAGATAAGTTGGATAGTCAAAAGGGAAAGAGCCCAGACCTCCAGCTAAGGTCCCAAAGTACGTGTTAAGTGGAAAAGGATGTGGGATCTCAAAGACAACCAGGATGTTGGCTCAGAAGCAGCCACACATTCAAAGAGTGCGTAATAGCTCACTGGTCGAGAGGTCCTGCGCCGAAAATGTCCGGGGCTGAAACACGACACCGAAGCTGAGGAATCACATAGTGATTGGTAGAGGAGCATTGCATGCGGGAAGAAGCAGTACCGTAAGGAGCTGTGGACTGCATGGAAGAGAGAATGCCGGAATGAGTAGCGAGAACAAGGTGGGAATCCTTGTGGCCGAATATCTAAGGTTTCCAGGGTAAAGCTGATCTGCCCTGGGTAAGTCGGGGCCTAAGGCGAGGGCGAGAGCCGTAGCCGATGGACAACAGGTTGAGATTCCTGTACTGCGATATGACAGAACTGTGGGGACACGTGTGGAGAGCACATCCCGGGAATGGAATCCCGGGGCAAGCGAGGTAGGAGTCACATAGGAAAATCCGTGTGGCGATCCGAAGACGTGATGCGGACCGAACTAAAGTAGGGAAGTGTGTGAGCCATGCGTCAAGAAAAGCCGCTATTGTTTATACCGTACCCGTACCGTAAACCGACACAGGTGGATGAGGAGAGAATCCTAAGGCCGACGGAAGAAGCATTGCCAAGGAACTCGGCAAAATGACCCCGTAACTTCGGGAGAAGGGGTGCCAGGGAGACCTGGCCGCAGAGAATAGGCTCAAGCAACTGTTTAGCAAAAACACAGGTCTATGCGAAACCGAAAGGTGAGGTATATGGGCTGACGCCTGCCCGGTGCTGGAAGGTTAAGAGGAGATGTCAGGAAACGAAGCATTGAATTTAAGCCCCAGTAAACGGCGGCCGTAACTATAACGGTCCTAAGGTAGCGAAATTCCTTGTCGGGTAAGTTCCGACCCGCACGAAAGGCGTAATGATTTGAGCGCTGTCTCGGCAATGCATCCGGTGAAATTGAAGTACCAGTGAAGATGCTGGTTACCTGCGCCAGGACGGAAAGACCCCATGGAGCTTTACTCCAGTTTGGTACTGGGGTCCGGTATTGCATGTACAGGATAGGTGGGAGGCTGGGAAGGCATGACGCCAGTTGTGCCGGAGCCAATGTTGGGATACCACCCTTGCAGTATTGGGCTTCTAACCAGCCGCCGTGACCCGGCGGTGGGACAATGCCAGGCGGGGAGTTTGACTGGGGCGGTCGCCTCCGAAAGAGTATCGGAGGCGCCCAAAGGTTCCCTCAGAATGGTTGGAAACCATTCGCAGAGTGCAAAGGCAGAAGGGAGCTTGACTGCGACACCGACGGGTGGAGCAGGTACGAAAGTAGGGCTTAGTGATCCGGTGGTATTAAGTGGGAATGCCATCGCTCAACGGATAAAAGCTACCCTGGGGATAACAGGCTTATCACTCCCAAGAGTTCACATCGACGGAGTGGTTTGGCACCTCGATGTCGGCTCATCGCATCCTGGGGCTGTAGTAGGTCCCAAGGGTTGGGCTGTTCGCCCATTAAAGCGGTACGCGAGCTGGGTTCAGAACGTCGTGAGACAGTTCGGTCCCTATCCGGCGTGGGCGTAGGATATTTGAGAGGAGCTGTCCTTAGTACGAGAGGACCGGGATGGACGGGCCGCTGGTGTATCTGTTGCACTGCCAAGTGCATAGCAGAGTAGCCAAGCCTGGAAGGGATAAACGCTGAAGGCATCTAAGCGTGAAGCCCCCCTCAAGATGAGATATCCCATTCATAAAGAAGTAAGACCCCTTGAAGACGACGAGGTGGATAGGGCAGAGGTGGAAGTGCAGCAATGTATGGAGCTGACTGCTACTAATCGGTCGAGGGCTTGACCTAAGCACGAAAGTGCGAACGGCGGGTAAGAAAAAAGGTTTTTGTGTTTTGTATATGCGGTTTTGAAGGTACATGAGAGATATATCCTATGGGCATAATTGTTCGTAGGATTTTTTTGTTATATAGAAAACGCCTTTGGGCGTGAGTATTTTAAATTGGAAAAAAGTAAAAACCACAGTATACCTGTAAAAAACAGGCGTACTGTGGTTTTTTGCATTTTCATGAATCAATGTTTTTCCTGCCTCAAATCTTTGGAGAGGAAGAGTATTGCCAGTCCCAGAAGAAAAACACAGATATTAAAATAGAAAGGATAGGACGGATTCAGGTCATATAACCATCCGATCAAGCTGCCGAACGGAACAGAGAGGGCAATCATCAACATGTTATAAAGAGCATATATTCTGGAACGTTCTTTTTCATCTACGAATAAAGCCATAAGGGCATCCTTTCGGGGAATGATGATAGCGTAAGCCGAGGATTCCAGGATTGTGTACAACATAACAAGCAGAAGGTTTTTCTGTGGACAGAGGATCAGGAGTATATGGCTGGCGGTATAAATAAAAAAGCCGATGATCATGGAGTTTCTGATTCTGAGCCGGTGAAACAAATTCTGCAGGAACACCACGAATAAGATCATGATGATGGTCCTTATAAGCGGGAATACGGCCACCAGTTCTTCGGAGATATACAGACTCTCTGTTATATAAAGCGAGAAAAAGTTGGTCGTGGCAATCAGTAATATATTAGTTAATGTCATTATGTAAACCACAAGGCGCATTCTGGATGAACGTATGATCTGAAAGAAGATATCCTTATATCCTGTCAACATGGAAAAATAGGACATATTCTTAGTCTCCTCCATACGCTGTCTGCCAATCTCGGTTTCTCCTCCAAATCTGTAAAGGAGAAGAAATTTGGCTGTCATGGAAATCCCTGAAAGGAAGAAGATCACACGAAATACGGACACCAGGTCATATATTTTCAGCAGCCAGATGGAGATTGGAGCAAAGAATACGGACAGCATACCGCATATCTGTATCAAAGTAAAAGCATTGGTAATATGTTTTGGAGGACAATCTTCTATAAACAGACAGTTCCATGAGGTATTGGTGATCTGAAAGGAAGCGTTGACAGCCGCTGCGATCAGAAAGTGCCAGAAATTCTGGGAGAAAGCCCATATAAAACAGGGGATACTCCAGGATATGGTGTCAAAAATCACAGTTGCCTTCCGCCGCCCCATTTTGTCAGTCAGGGCACCGCCGATAAAGGCGAAGAAAACCTGGAGCAGGAAGCCCAGGGAAAGGGTAGTTCCGATTTCCAGACTGGAAAGACCGATCTTCCGCATATAAAGTGCCTGATACGGAGAAAAGAGGGAATAGGGAATGAACCAAAGCGGCTCTGTACAGATGGACCATTTGGGGTTTCCTTTCAACGCGATGAAAGTCTGTACCAGGACATGATTTCTGATCTTGTTTCGTAAAGGGTAGGATTTCATAGTGTGTAAGCGTTCCTTTTCATCGTTATATTTTGAGTGATCTTTCTTTATTATAAGGAAAGTGAACCTTTAAGTAAAGCAGATAATCTCTGAAAAACAGACAAATTTAAAGAGATATTTACTTCCCGCTTCCTAAAGGCAATGATTCCTAAAAAAATGACACATATTAAAATTTAAGCCATTATCTGCCGTCAATGCCAGAGATATAATAAAGCCATCTCAACAGGAAACAGCACTGTAAAGAGTGCGGAATGAAAATCAGGAGGAATGAAAAGTATGCAACTGAAAAAAAGCAGCGGCTATTACATTGACTGGTCTGATGGCACTTTCTATGACCGCGTGTGGCTCTGGAAGCGTAGGAAATACAGAGAAAACCACATCGGAGGAGACAAAAAATAATGCATCCGCTACGGCAGGAAATAAGGATACTCTGAAAAACTAGTTGCATGGACTCTGGCAGACGACTTGAAACAGTGACCATTGCGCCCGCTGATTATCCCACAAAGATACAGACAGCTATGCGGGGCAAGCAGACTACCCCTGACATCATTGTGGGGAGCCGCAGATGCTGGAGGATATGTATGAGGCTGGGTTTTTGAGGATTTGGGCCAGGAGCCATGCAGTGCTCAGGACTATGCAGATCAAATGATTGATCATGTCTGGGAAGTGGGGAAGGATTCAGAGGGGATGTAAGAGGGCAATCTCCTATCAGATCACACCCTGCGGCGTTTTTTACAGAAGGGATATTGCGCAGAATGTATTTGGAACAGACGATCCGGTGGATCGGAAAATAAAACGTTAAGCCGCACGCACGATCTGAGATCGTCTGTGCGGCTGCTTTTTCCTTTTATATATGCATCCTTCTTCTGACTTCATTTCTAAGCCCGCTTCTTCGCAGGATCGTGATCAATGCCCCGTCAATGATGAGAGAGCATGTGAGCACTACAGCAGACCAGGACAGGAACAAAGGCTCCCCATAATAATTGTGGATCAGCAATTCAATGCCAACGGTCAGGACTGCGATCTCCCCCACGATCACTGCCGCCAGGGACAGAATGGAG includes the following:
- a CDS encoding MFS transporter, with product MKSYPLRNKIRNHVLVQTFIALKGNPKWSICTEPLWFIPYSLFSPYQALYMRKIGLSSLEIGTTLSLGFLLQVFFAFIGGALTDKMGRRKATVIFDTISWSIPCFIWAFSQNFWHFLIAAAVNASFQITNTSWNCLFIEDCPPKHITNAFTLIQICGMLSVFFAPISIWLLKIYDLVSVFRVIFFLSGISMTAKFLLLYRFGGETEIGRQRMEETKNMSYFSMLTGYKDIFFQIIRSSRMRLVVYIMTLTNILLIATTNFFSLYITESLYISEELVAVFPLIRTIIMILFVVFLQNLFHRLRIRNSMIIGFFIYTASHILLILCPQKNLLLVMLYTILESSAYAIIIPRKDALMALFVDEKERSRIYALYNMLMIALSVPFGSLIGWLYDLNPSYPFYFNICVFLLGLAILFLSKDLRQEKH